A single region of the Denticeps clupeoides chromosome 18, fDenClu1.1, whole genome shotgun sequence genome encodes:
- the gsr gene encoding glutathione reductase, mitochondrial produces MGLLAQIGRALRSAFAPSPRRPVGRAMASDAPLRFDFLVVGGGSGGLAGARRAAELGASAAVVESHRLGGTCVNVGCVPKKVMWNAAVHAEYLHDHSDYGFEGASGQFSWQLLKRKRDAYVSRLNQTYQNNLDKAKIQTIRGHATFVAGPEPTVEVGGKKYTAPHILVATGGRPSVLTDLEVPGANLGITSDGFFQLESLPKRSVIVGAGYIAVEMAGILSTLGSRTSIILRQGVVLRNFDSYISNNCTKELLNAGVDLWKHTQVKSVRQQRGGLEVTLVTKDPDTREEERTSVVQDVDCLLWAIGREPNTSGLNIREMGVELDEKGHIVVDEFQNTTRKGIYAVGDVCGKALLTPVAIAAGRKLAHRLFEGKPDSRLDYSCIPTVVFSHPPIGTVGYTEEEATKKWGKDNLKIYKTSFSPMYHALTTRKTQCIMKLVCAGAEEKVVGLHMQGVGCDEMLQGFAVAIKMGATKADFDRTVAIHPTSSEELVTLR; encoded by the exons ATGGGCTTACTCGCGCAGATCGGCCGGGCGCTGCGCTCGGCATTCGCGCCTTCTCCCCGCAGGCCCGTCGGACGCGCCATGGCCTCGGACGCGCCGCTGCGCTTCGACTTCCTGGTGGTGGGCGGCGGCTCCGGGGGCCTCGCCGGTGCGCGCCGGGCGGCGGAGCTGGGCGCGTCGGCGGCGGTCGTCGAGAGCCACAGACTCGGAGGTACCTGC GTGAACGTGGGCTGCGTTCCGAAAAAG GTGATGTGGAACGCCGCCGTGCACGCAGAATACCTCCACGACCACTCGGACTACGGCTTCGAGGGCGCCAGCGGCCAGTTCAGCTGGCA GCTGCTGAAAAGGAAGAGGGACGCTTACGTCAGCCGACTAAATCAGACCTACCAGAACAACCTGGACAAG GCCAAGATCCAGACCATCCGCGGCCACGCGACCTTCGTCGCCGGCCCGGAGCCCACCGTCGAGGTCGGCGGGAAGAAGTACACGGCGCCGCACATCCTGGTGGCGACCGGCGGCCGTCCGTCCGTCCTCACCGACCTGGAGGTGCCAG GTGCAAATCTTGGCATCACCAGCGACGGCTTCTTTCAACTGGAATCCCTGCCGAA ACGTAGCGTCATTGTGGGGGCGGGGTATATCGCCGTGGAGATGGCGGGTATCCTTTCCACTCTGGGCTCCAGAACGTCAATCATCCTTCGCCAGGGCGTG GTGTTGAGGAACTTTGATTCCTACATCAGCAACAACTGCACCAAAGAACTACTGAACGCGGGTGTAGATttgtggaaacacacacag GTGAAGTCGGTTCGGCAGCAGCGCGGCGGCCTGGAGGTCACGCTGGTCACCAAGGACCCGGACACGAGGGAGGAGGAGCGAACGAGCGTCGTCCAGGACGTGGACTGTCTACTGTGGGCCATCGGCCGAGAGCCCAACACTTCAGGGCTGAACATCAGAGAAATG GGCGTGGAGCTTGACGAGAAAGGCCACATCGTGGTGGACGAGTTCCAGAACACCACGCGCAAGGGGATCTACGCCGTGGGCGACGTGTGCGGCAAGGCCCTCCTCACGCCCG TGGCCATCGCCGCAGGCAGGAAGCTGGCGCACCGGCTGTTCGAAGGAAAGCCGGATTCCAGGCTGGACTACAGCTGCATCCCCACGGTGGTGTTCAGCCATCCACCCATAGGCACAGTCGGGTACACCGAGG AGGAGGCCACGAAGAAGTGGGGGAAGGACAATCTTAAGATATACAAGACTTCCTTCAGCCCCATGTACCACGCCCTGACCACCCGTAAGACGCAGTGCATCATGAAGCTGGTGTGCGCGGGCGCAGAGGAGAAG GTGGTGGGTCTCCACATGCAGGGCGTGGGCTGCGACGAGATGCTCCAGGGCTTCGCCGTGGCCATCAAGATGGGCGCCACTAAGGCCGACTTCGACCGGACCGTCGCGATCCACCCCACGTCTTCAGAGGAGCTGGTGACCTTGCGTTAA